ATTTTTCCATTTAATCATCTATTTTATCTGCACTATAAAGTTTTAAATGAGATACTTCATTTTTATCTCCTTTTAATCTTTTTCCATCATAATTATCTCGAGTAAAATAAGCTTTCTTACCGTTTTTTGTAATAATAATATTAGACTCATGATATTTTGAACTTAAATCTGACAACATCGTTTTTTTCTCGACATCTAAAATCTTCTTCTCTTTGATGTCTTTTTGCTTCGCTTTATAGATATTCAAATAAGGTTGTTTATTCCATTTGTATAATTTCTTATCCTTATCTGTTTTTGGACTTGTCGATGCAAAATAGAAATCATCTTCATAAATAAATCCTCCAAAATCGGAATACTTAGTATTACTTGATAAATTATGAATATTGATATATGTTTTTTCTTTATTTGAATATTCTACAAAATAATTCGAATTATTCTCTAAAGAAGCAACACGGCTATCTGTTCCATTTTTTGATTTCAATTTCAATAACCATTTATCTGATTCCTCGTTTTTTCCATTACTTTTTAAAACTTGAGCATATCTAAATAAATGTTCTGAGGAAGCGATATCTTCATTAAGATTCATCAATTTTCTATAGTTTTCTTCTGCCTTATCTAATTCGAAATTAAAATAATGTGCATCGCCTAATCTACTTAAAACTAAATAAGAATCATCGCCTTTTTCATTGAATTGATTGATAAAGTTCTGAAGCTTTTTTATATGCAAATTCTTTAAAATACCTATCAGCTGCATATTTTCGTTGACCGAAACTGGCAGTACTTATCAATAGGATTAATATATATATCGTGTTTTTCATTTCCCTAGTTTTTATATTAAAAGAATCTTGGTGATTTCAATGCTTGCTCTTTAAACATCTCATATCGTAACATTACTTCATAAGTTCCTGAATTATAGTTACTATAATTTGAATTTGTTAAATCGTAAGCAAACCCTAAATATAAACTTTTACTTGCTTGAAAACCTAACAATGCACTGATTGAATCATCCCAACGCCAAGCCAATCCTGCTGTAAACTTCTCATTAAACAAAAAGTTTCCTGATACATCTATTGATAATGGCGCTCCGTTTACTGCCTTAGCTAAAACTGCTGG
The Tenacibaculum pacificus DNA segment above includes these coding regions:
- a CDS encoding tetratricopeptide repeat protein, producing MQLIGILKNLHIKKLQNFINQFNEKGDDSYLVLSRLGDAHYFNFELDKAEENYRKLMNLNEDIASSEHLFRYAQVLKSNGKNEESDKWLLKLKSKNGTDSRVASLENNSNYFVEYSNKEKTYINIHNLSSNTKYSDFGGFIYEDDFYFASTSPKTDKDKKLYKWNKQPYLNIYKAKQKDIKEKKILDVEKKTMLSDLSSKYHESNIIITKNGKKAYFTRDNYDGKRLKGDKNEVSHLKLYSADKIDD